The Sulfitobacter guttiformis genome contains a region encoding:
- a CDS encoding gene transfer agent family protein: MENRWRGEVVLVVDGQHQRMRLTLGALAELEEDLAEPSLMALVQRFEGASFSTRDVLALLCAGLRGGGVQMDPDRLATAEIGGGPMRAAQAAAELLARAFVVEA; this comes from the coding sequence ATGGAAAACCGCTGGAGGGGTGAAGTGGTGCTGGTCGTGGATGGCCAGCACCAAAGAATGCGGCTGACATTGGGGGCATTGGCCGAGTTGGAGGAGGATCTCGCGGAGCCATCGCTGATGGCGCTGGTGCAGAGGTTCGAGGGGGCGTCATTCAGCACGCGAGATGTCCTTGCCCTGCTGTGCGCAGGCTTGCGGGGCGGCGGGGTGCAAATGGACCCTGACAGGCTGGCAACTGCCGAGATTGGTGGCGGGCCGATGCGGGCGGCACAAGCGGCGGCAGAGTTACTGGCGCGGGCGTTTGTGGTGGAGGCATGA
- a CDS encoding phage major tail protein, TP901-1 family produces MAVQAGKDLLVKVDMSTDGNYETIAGLRATRISFNAEAVDVTALDSEGGWRELLAGAGVRSAAISGSGVFRDAATDERARQLLFDGLTPNFQVVIPQFGIVEGPFQVTSLEYAGQLNGEATYELSLASAGELQFIPYVDAVVE; encoded by the coding sequence ATGGCTGTTCAAGCAGGTAAGGATCTTTTGGTCAAAGTGGATATGAGCACCGATGGGAATTACGAAACCATCGCGGGATTGCGCGCAACGCGGATCAGCTTCAATGCAGAAGCTGTCGATGTAACGGCCCTCGATAGCGAGGGCGGTTGGCGCGAGTTGCTGGCAGGGGCCGGCGTGCGCTCGGCTGCGATCAGCGGTTCAGGGGTTTTTCGCGATGCCGCCACTGACGAGCGTGCGCGTCAGCTTCTCTTTGACGGTCTAACGCCAAATTTTCAGGTCGTTATTCCGCAATTCGGGATTGTTGAGGGGCCTTTTCAAGTGACCTCCCTTGAATATGCGGGCCAGCTCAACGGAGAGGCGACATACGAGTTGTCGTTGGCTTCGGCGGGTGAGTTGCAGTTCATCCCTTACGTCGATGCGGTTGTAGAATAA
- a CDS encoding DUF3168 domain-containing protein — translation MSYAVSGALQAAVFAALNEDVALTALVGGAIYDAVPAGGVPDLYVRLGSETVRDASDGSGAGAVHFLNISVITTSPGFASAKAVAAAVSDALHDAKLELARGALVSLRFERASARRIDAASARQIDLRFRARVSDR, via the coding sequence ATGAGCTATGCAGTTTCAGGAGCGCTTCAGGCGGCGGTATTCGCTGCGCTGAATGAGGACGTCGCGCTGACAGCTTTGGTGGGCGGGGCGATATACGATGCGGTCCCTGCTGGCGGTGTGCCTGACCTCTATGTGCGCTTGGGCTCGGAGACAGTGCGCGATGCCTCGGACGGGAGTGGCGCGGGGGCGGTTCATTTTCTGAACATTTCGGTGATCACGACCAGTCCCGGATTTGCGAGCGCGAAAGCAGTGGCGGCGGCGGTAAGTGATGCGTTGCATGATGCGAAGCTGGAACTGGCGCGGGGCGCGCTGGTCTCGTTACGTTTTGAGCGCGCATCGGCCCGCCGGATCGATGCGGCCAGTGCTCGCCAGATAGATCTGCGGTTTCGGGCGCGTGTGTCGGATCGCTGA
- a CDS encoding phage head closure protein: protein MSAPRLNRQLVLEAPDVLSDGSGGYVQGWVPLGTVWAQVTPRSGRETAQSGAPVSRMGFRVIVRGAPSGSTKRPAAQQRFRDGDRIFTIEAVAEHDPDGRYLACAVQEEQVV, encoded by the coding sequence ATGAGCGCGCCGCGTCTCAACCGTCAGCTGGTGTTGGAGGCGCCCGATGTCTTGAGCGACGGGTCCGGTGGGTACGTGCAGGGCTGGGTGCCACTGGGCACTGTCTGGGCGCAAGTGACGCCGCGCAGCGGGCGGGAGACAGCGCAAAGCGGCGCGCCTGTCAGCCGCATGGGTTTTCGCGTGATTGTGCGCGGAGCGCCTTCGGGCAGCACCAAGCGTCCGGCCGCACAGCAGCGCTTTCGCGACGGCGACCGGATTTTTACCATTGAGGCGGTGGCAGAGCACGACCCAGACGGGCGCTATCTGGCCTGCGCTGTGCAAGAGGAGCAGGTGGTATGA
- a CDS encoding head-tail connector protein — translation MLIEDTTVPDAALPIAAFKAHLRMGTGFGEDTLQDAVLGSFLRAAMAAVEARTGKVLIEREFTLVVHTLAESCALPLTVAPVTVIADVQLVSGSGVQTLVDESVFWLERDGHLPRLRARGACLPRLASGGELRVRFLAGYGPEWDDVPADMQQAVLMLAAHYYEYRHDTALAAGCMPFGVSSLIERFRVMRLGLSGAKA, via the coding sequence ATGTTGATCGAAGATACAACAGTGCCGGATGCGGCGCTACCGATTGCTGCGTTCAAGGCGCATCTGCGGATGGGAACAGGATTTGGCGAGGACACGTTGCAGGACGCGGTGCTGGGCAGTTTTCTGCGTGCTGCAATGGCAGCAGTCGAGGCGCGCACCGGCAAAGTGCTGATCGAGCGGGAATTCACGCTTGTGGTACACACGCTAGCAGAGTCTTGTGCCCTGCCGCTGACAGTGGCGCCCGTAACGGTGATTGCCGATGTGCAGTTGGTATCCGGAAGTGGCGTTCAAACACTGGTGGATGAAAGCGTATTTTGGTTGGAGCGGGACGGGCATTTGCCGCGCTTGCGGGCACGGGGCGCATGTCTGCCGAGGCTGGCGAGTGGCGGCGAGTTACGCGTACGGTTTCTGGCCGGATATGGCCCCGAGTGGGACGATGTGCCGGCGGATATGCAGCAAGCGGTGCTGATGCTGGCCGCACATTACTATGAGTACCGCCATGATACGGCATTGGCAGCCGGATGTATGCCATTCGGTGTGTCATCATTGATAGAGCGGTTTCGGGTGATGCGGCTGGGTTTGAGCGGAGCGAAGGCATGA
- a CDS encoding phage major capsid protein has protein sequence MSDTKADVAGLSPADDVRRAVTGFVAQMKGFQAGIETKIQQTEERMNMLDRKTMTAARTPLAGATEAVAPHKKAFNAYVRSGDDDGLRGLHLEGKALSSAVNSDGGYLVDPQTSDIVKSVLNTTASIRAIASVVNVEATSYDVLVDHSDVGAGWATESATVGESDTPQIDRITVQLHELSALPKASQRLLDDSAFDIEGWLAGRIADKFARAEAGAFINGDGIDKPKGFLAHATVDNDVWAWGNLGYVPTGVAGDVTPDAIVDMVYALGAQYRANASFVMNSKTAGLVRKLKDMDGRFLWSDGLAAGEPARLMGYPVLIAEDMPDAAADAFAMAFGDFHAGYTIAERPDLRILRDPFSAKPHVLFYATKRVGGDVSDFAAIKLLKFGSA, from the coding sequence ATGAGCGATACCAAGGCAGACGTGGCGGGGCTTTCCCCTGCGGATGATGTGCGGCGGGCTGTGACCGGCTTTGTCGCGCAGATGAAAGGCTTTCAGGCCGGAATTGAAACAAAAATTCAACAAACAGAAGAGCGAATGAACATGCTGGACCGTAAAACAATGACTGCTGCACGTACTCCTCTGGCGGGTGCTACGGAGGCGGTTGCGCCGCATAAAAAGGCGTTCAATGCTTATGTGCGTTCTGGCGATGATGACGGGCTGCGCGGCCTGCATCTGGAGGGCAAAGCGCTGTCTTCGGCTGTGAACTCCGATGGTGGCTATCTGGTGGACCCGCAGACATCCGATATTGTGAAATCTGTGCTGAATACCACGGCTTCGATCCGTGCAATTGCATCTGTCGTGAATGTCGAGGCCACGTCTTATGACGTGCTGGTCGATCATTCTGATGTCGGTGCGGGTTGGGCCACCGAGAGCGCGACCGTAGGTGAGAGCGACACGCCGCAGATTGACCGCATTACGGTGCAGTTGCATGAATTGAGCGCGCTGCCAAAAGCGTCACAGCGACTGTTGGATGACAGTGCGTTTGACATCGAGGGTTGGCTTGCAGGGCGTATTGCTGACAAGTTTGCCCGTGCCGAGGCCGGTGCGTTTATTAACGGGGACGGTATCGACAAGCCCAAGGGTTTCCTTGCCCATGCCACCGTTGACAATGATGTCTGGGCCTGGGGAAATTTGGGGTATGTGCCGACGGGCGTTGCGGGGGATGTCACGCCGGATGCCATCGTTGATATGGTTTATGCGCTGGGTGCGCAGTACCGTGCCAATGCGTCTTTTGTGATGAATTCCAAGACTGCTGGTCTGGTGCGCAAGCTCAAGGACATGGATGGACGTTTCTTGTGGTCGGACGGTCTGGCAGCGGGCGAGCCGGCGCGTTTGATGGGATATCCTGTGCTGATCGCCGAAGATATGCCGGATGCGGCGGCGGATGCGTTTGCCATGGCGTTCGGCGATTTTCATGCAGGCTATACCATTGCCGAGCGTCCCGATCTGCGCATCCTGCGCGATCCCTTCAGCGCCAAGCCGCACGTCCTGTTTTACGCAACCAAGCGCGTGGGCGGCGACGTGAGCGATTTCGCCGCGATCAAACTTCTGAAATTCGGTTCAGCCTAA
- a CDS encoding HK97 family phage prohead protease, with the protein MSRNDFARSAEAERGLSSFCGALERKFVQFDEVAKVEDGVEIKGYASFFDAVDQGNDVVQRGAYGASLMALKAAGRGVKMLWQHDPAQPIGVWDEVREDGRGLFVKGRILQSVEKGREAIALIEAGAIDGLSIGYRTVKAAKNTKGQRLLQELELWEVSLVTFPMLPSARVGAKADSFVRVGDVLREMAGVFDAAAADICSCVGNQKGNAR; encoded by the coding sequence ATGAGTAGAAATGACTTCGCACGCAGTGCGGAGGCCGAGCGAGGTTTGTCCAGCTTTTGCGGCGCTCTCGAACGCAAGTTTGTGCAGTTCGACGAGGTCGCAAAGGTTGAGGATGGTGTCGAGATCAAGGGCTATGCCAGCTTTTTCGACGCGGTCGACCAGGGCAATGACGTGGTCCAGCGCGGCGCCTATGGGGCGAGCCTGATGGCGCTGAAGGCGGCGGGCCGCGGGGTTAAGATGCTGTGGCAGCATGATCCGGCGCAGCCGATTGGCGTATGGGACGAGGTGCGCGAGGACGGGCGTGGATTGTTCGTCAAGGGGCGCATTTTGCAGTCTGTCGAGAAGGGGCGCGAGGCAATCGCGCTGATTGAAGCGGGCGCAATTGATGGGCTGTCGATCGGCTACCGCACGGTGAAAGCCGCCAAGAATACCAAGGGCCAGCGGCTCTTGCAGGAACTGGAGCTTTGGGAGGTGTCGCTGGTGACATTCCCGATGCTTCCCAGTGCGCGGGTAGGAGCGAAGGCGGACAGTTTTGTGCGTGTTGGTGACGTCCTGCGCGAGATGGCAGGGGTTTTTGATGCGGCTGCGGCTGACATCTGCTCCTGCGTTGGCAACCAGAAGGGGAACGCAAGATGA
- a CDS encoding GTA head formation protein, RCAP_rcc01685 family, with translation MSELPVERFQCAPGMRLQAHEQVSAIHFANLNMRLDRIEMMMERLERRLWLAVYGVAAVILAKVVQTFLEVAPLG, from the coding sequence ATGAGTGAGCTACCCGTCGAGCGATTTCAATGTGCGCCAGGAATGCGGTTGCAGGCGCATGAGCAGGTAAGTGCCATCCATTTCGCAAATTTAAATATGCGGCTCGATCGGATCGAGATGATGATGGAGCGCTTGGAGCGGCGGCTGTGGCTGGCGGTTTACGGGGTCGCGGCAGTGATTTTGGCGAAAGTAGTGCAGACATTTCTGGAAGTTGCACCGCTGGGCTGA